Proteins encoded together in one Methanobacterium bryantii window:
- the pdxS gene encoding pyridoxal 5'-phosphate synthase lyase subunit PdxS, whose amino-acid sequence MLHGTEVLKKGFAKMTKGGVIMDVINAEQAEIAENAGAVAVMALEKVPADIRAAGGVARMADPSKVIEIMDAVSIPVMAKVRIGHFVEAQVLESLGVDMIDESEVLTPADEKYHVDKKKFTIPFVCGARNLGEALRRIDEGAAMIRTKGEAGTGNVVEAVRHMRVIQGTIREIRNKTEEELWGIARELEAPYELVKQTAELGKLPVVNFAAGGVATPADAALMMQLGADGVFVGSGIFKSENPELVAKAVTEATANYEDAEIIAKVSRGLGKAMPGLEISQIPEEERLQSRGW is encoded by the coding sequence ATGTTACATGGAACAGAAGTTTTAAAGAAAGGATTTGCAAAAATGACCAAAGGCGGAGTCATAATGGACGTCATCAACGCTGAACAGGCTGAAATCGCAGAAAATGCAGGTGCAGTAGCAGTAATGGCTCTAGAAAAAGTCCCAGCTGATATAAGGGCTGCAGGCGGAGTCGCCAGGATGGCAGATCCTTCAAAGGTTATTGAGATAATGGACGCAGTTTCAATACCAGTTATGGCAAAAGTTAGAATCGGCCACTTTGTTGAAGCACAGGTATTAGAATCCCTTGGTGTCGATATGATTGACGAAAGTGAAGTTCTAACACCTGCCGATGAAAAATATCATGTTGATAAAAAGAAATTTACAATTCCTTTTGTCTGCGGGGCAAGAAACCTTGGCGAAGCACTAAGAAGAATAGATGAAGGGGCGGCCATGATAAGAACAAAAGGTGAAGCAGGCACTGGTAATGTGGTTGAAGCTGTAAGACACATGAGAGTGATACAGGGAACCATAAGGGAAATCAGAAATAAAACCGAAGAAGAACTGTGGGGAATTGCAAGAGAACTTGAAGCTCCATACGAGCTTGTAAAACAGACAGCTGAACTTGGAAAATTACCAGTTGTAAACTTCGCAGCTGGTGGTGTTGCAACACCTGCAGATGCTGCACTTATGATGCAGCTTGGAGCAGACGGTGTTTTTGTTGGATCTGGAATATTTAAATCAGAAAATCCAGAATTAGTCGCAAAAGCAGTTACTGAAGCAACAGCCAATTATGAAGACGCTGAAATCATAGCTAAAGTTTCAAGAGGGCTTGGAAAAGCTATGCCTGGTCTTGAAATAAGCCAAATTCCAGAAGAAGAGAGGCTTCAGTCAAGAGGATGGTAA
- a CDS encoding anaerobic ribonucleoside-triphosphate reductase activating protein has protein sequence MMIGDMIVSSLEFPGKMSLVIFSGGCILKCPYCHNPELIDNGKSVELDEIIEKIESSIDFIDSVVITGGEALIQYDDVKEILKYCKNHGLETKLDTNGCFPDKLSELIDLLNYVALDIKAPFDKYEEIIGSDIGDKVKESMEICSGIYLECRTTYVPFLMDPQDIIEIAKSITTDIYTIQQFRDKRVLDKKLQGTPIPSRDELKEIGAAVKPFLKRVKIKTAEFGNEFIN, from the coding sequence TCCCTTGTTATTTTTTCAGGAGGTTGTATCTTAAAGTGTCCATATTGCCATAATCCTGAACTCATAGACAATGGAAAATCAGTAGAACTTGATGAAATCATTGAAAAAATTGAAAGTTCCATTGATTTTATAGACAGCGTTGTAATAACTGGAGGGGAAGCTCTTATACAGTATGATGATGTGAAAGAAATCTTGAAATACTGTAAAAACCATGGATTAGAAACTAAACTGGATACAAATGGATGTTTTCCTGATAAACTTTCTGAACTTATAGATCTATTGAATTATGTAGCTTTAGATATTAAGGCTCCTTTTGATAAGTACGAAGAGATTATAGGATCAGATATAGGGGATAAAGTTAAAGAAAGTATGGAAATTTGCAGTGGAATATATCTTGAATGCAGGACAACTTACGTACCTTTCTTAATGGATCCTCAAGACATAATTGAAATTGCAAAAAGTATAACAACGGATATATATACAATTCAACAATTCAGAGATAAAAGAGTATTAGATAAAAAACTACAGGGCACTCCTATTCCTTCAAGGGATGAACTTAAAGAAATTGGTGCGGCTGTAAAACCATTCTTAAAAAGAGTGAAAATAAAAACAGCAGAATTTGGAAATGAATTTATAAATTAA
- a CDS encoding ammonium transporter, whose protein sequence is MVLDSGDTAWMLVSTALVMLMTVPGVALFYGGMSKRENVLNTIFMSLIAFAITSVIWILYAFPLAFNASVDPWGLIGAPANLLFSGIGVDDLAALAPTIPTTVYAAFQMTFAAITVALISGAVVGRMKASSWIVFSVIWVSLIYVPIAHWVWGGGFLAQLGALDFAGGTVVHINSGVAGLALALLLGKRKDIALLPHHLGYSVIGAALLWFGWFGFNAGSALTAGGLAGSAFLATNTATAAAMISWVAIDIIKTGKPTILGAISGAVAGLVAITPAAGFVTVDAAIIIGLITSVFSYFAVSWLKPRLGYDDALDVFGIHGISGTWGAIATGLFAAPFVNSLGTGVFYGNPGQLLTQIIAIVIVAAYSFIGTLIIGKLIDITMGLRVDEKTEIEGLDTNLHEESGYRI, encoded by the coding sequence ATGGTTCTTGATAGTGGAGATACAGCATGGATGCTCGTATCCACAGCTTTGGTAATGCTCATGACCGTTCCAGGTGTAGCATTATTTTATGGTGGTATGTCTAAACGAGAAAACGTTTTAAATACCATATTTATGTCACTTATAGCTTTTGCAATTACAAGCGTAATATGGATTTTATACGCATTCCCACTCGCATTTAATGCAAGTGTGGATCCTTGGGGATTAATTGGTGCTCCAGCAAATCTCCTGTTCAGTGGAATAGGCGTAGATGACCTTGCAGCACTTGCACCAACCATACCTACCACAGTTTACGCAGCGTTCCAGATGACATTTGCAGCTATTACAGTAGCACTTATATCTGGTGCTGTCGTTGGAAGAATGAAAGCATCCTCATGGATAGTCTTCTCAGTAATATGGGTATCATTAATATACGTCCCAATTGCCCACTGGGTATGGGGTGGAGGATTCCTTGCACAGCTAGGTGCTCTTGACTTTGCAGGAGGTACAGTTGTACACATAAATTCAGGGGTTGCTGGTTTAGCATTAGCACTTCTCCTCGGAAAAAGAAAAGACATCGCATTACTACCTCACCACCTAGGTTACTCCGTAATTGGTGCCGCACTTCTCTGGTTCGGCTGGTTCGGATTCAACGCAGGTTCAGCATTAACAGCAGGCGGTCTGGCAGGATCTGCATTCCTCGCAACCAACACTGCTACTGCAGCAGCAATGATCTCATGGGTAGCAATAGACATAATAAAAACAGGAAAACCAACCATTCTCGGCGCTATATCTGGTGCCGTAGCTGGTTTAGTAGCTATAACTCCGGCAGCAGGTTTCGTAACTGTGGACGCAGCAATAATTATAGGACTTATAACTTCAGTATTCTCATACTTCGCAGTATCCTGGTTAAAACCACGTCTCGGTTACGACGATGCTTTAGACGTATTTGGTATACACGGTATTTCCGGTACATGGGGAGCTATTGCAACAGGATTGTTCGCAGCACCATTCGTAAATTCCCTAGGAACTGGTGTTTTCTACGGAAATCCAGGACAGTTACTTACCCAGATAATAGCCATAGTCATAGTCGCAGCCTACTCATTCATAGGTACCTTAATCATAGGTAAATTAATAGACATAACTATGGGCCTAAGAGTAGACGAAAAAACAGAAATCGAAGGCCTTGATACCAACTTACACGAAGAATCTGGTTACAGGATTTAA
- a CDS encoding P-II family nitrogen regulator, with product MKEIIAIIRPEKLEKVKAALEAIECHGLTVVDVKGRGRQLGVTESYRGSDYRIDLLPKTRLEIIVKDEEVDEVVDTLVKTAQTGDIGDGKIFISPVEEVVRIRTGERGEKAV from the coding sequence ATGAAAGAAATAATTGCAATAATAAGACCAGAAAAATTAGAAAAAGTAAAAGCTGCACTTGAAGCAATTGAATGCCACGGGTTAACAGTTGTAGACGTGAAAGGTCGCGGAAGACAGCTTGGTGTTACAGAAAGCTACAGAGGCAGCGACTACAGGATAGATCTCCTGCCAAAAACAAGGCTTGAAATTATCGTAAAAGATGAAGAAGTGGATGAAGTTGTTGACACCCTGGTTAAAACAGCACAAACTGGAGACATTGGAGATGGGAAAATCTTTATATCCCCAGTTGAAGAAGTTGTAAGGATCAGGACTGGAGAAAGGGGAGAAAAAGCCGTTTAA
- a CDS encoding tetratricopeptide repeat protein produces the protein MPILLFGSSHLELITGKKTTTIRKLWKKPLSPGDRLHCYWNLVSKERKKLFEAEVTGVEIMEFKDIIEDDNLAREEGFENAAELEAEFRKMYPDDTDDDSLFQVIRFKKYPVDKWEGEKIDEKALITKRADILFDSGRFNDSVMCYTAALRHDPDDVYLLNKRGDNLSRLGKFDEAIKNYDKALANDPENEFIWNNKAIALLNSNKPEEALKCNTKALKINKANSAVLYWRGFILEMLGRFEDALKCYDKILEIEPENPDVWNAKGNILTELERTEEALTSYDKALELCFEEAPDASTWNRKGNALLELGRFDEALNCYDEALNLDSKNDIIWSNKGVALMELDEFEKAAECFNRAILINPANEDARVLKDECLENY, from the coding sequence ATGCCTATATTATTATTTGGAAGCAGTCATCTAGAACTTATAACAGGTAAAAAAACTACCACAATAAGGAAACTATGGAAAAAACCACTTTCTCCAGGGGATCGTCTTCACTGCTACTGGAATCTCGTATCTAAAGAGCGTAAAAAGCTATTTGAAGCTGAAGTAACTGGCGTAGAGATTATGGAGTTTAAAGATATCATTGAAGATGATAATCTTGCAAGAGAAGAGGGTTTTGAGAATGCTGCAGAGCTGGAAGCAGAATTTAGAAAGATGTATCCTGATGATACTGATGATGATTCACTGTTCCAGGTAATAAGGTTTAAGAAGTATCCGGTTGATAAATGGGAAGGCGAAAAAATAGATGAAAAAGCTTTGATAACCAAAAGAGCAGATATATTGTTTGATTCTGGAAGATTCAATGATTCTGTAATGTGTTATACTGCAGCTTTAAGACACGACCCTGATGATGTTTATCTCTTAAATAAGAGGGGGGACAATCTGTCACGTTTAGGTAAGTTCGATGAAGCCATCAAAAACTATGATAAGGCATTAGCAAATGATCCTGAGAATGAGTTCATCTGGAACAACAAGGCAATAGCACTTTTAAATTCAAATAAGCCTGAAGAAGCATTAAAGTGCAATACAAAGGCTTTAAAGATAAATAAAGCTAATTCTGCTGTGTTGTACTGGAGAGGCTTTATTTTAGAGATGCTTGGAAGATTTGAAGATGCTTTAAAGTGTTATGATAAGATTCTAGAAATAGAGCCTGAAAATCCTGATGTATGGAATGCAAAGGGAAATATTTTGACAGAATTAGAAAGGACTGAAGAAGCGCTTACATCTTATGATAAAGCATTGGAGTTATGCTTTGAAGAAGCACCTGATGCATCAACATGGAATCGTAAAGGTAATGCCCTTTTAGAGCTTGGAAGGTTTGATGAAGCTTTAAATTGTTACGACGAAGCGTTAAATCTAGATTCTAAAAATGATATTATCTGGAGCAATAAAGGTGTGGCCCTTATGGAGCTTGATGAGTTTGAAAAAGCAGCAGAGTGTTTTAACCGGGCCATACTTATAAATCCTGCAAATGAGGATGCCCGTGTTTTAAAGGATGAATGTTTAGAAAATTACTAA
- a CDS encoding PRC-barrel domain-containing protein, translated as MKIADELKGKEVIDAAGNKIGEISDAEWNPQTNRVESLIVTEGGASAKLGMGKKIEIPYSEIKTIGEKVLLNGTSKSESVEEPPSIEEIRRREEEI; from the coding sequence ATGAAAATAGCAGATGAATTAAAGGGTAAAGAAGTTATAGATGCAGCTGGAAATAAAATAGGCGAAATAAGTGATGCAGAATGGAACCCTCAAACCAACAGGGTTGAATCACTAATTGTTACAGAAGGAGGGGCTTCTGCTAAACTGGGAATGGGCAAAAAAATAGAAATACCCTACAGCGAAATTAAAACCATAGGCGAAAAAGTGCTCTTAAACGGTACAAGTAAATCTGAAAGTGTAGAAGAACCTCCAAGCATAGAAGAGATCAGAAGAAGGGAAGAAGAAATATAA
- a CDS encoding GTPase gives MEAKKIIVLGDSDSGKTTALEYICENLTKTTALDYGKALINDKMAYFFCSPGNKRFAFMQDVISKNLDGAIIFIDNTIGITKNNMKLIRFIEEKRVPYVIFANKQDINNKPLDINGNAPIIPTNAITGQGIKNGLERLFKLMSSERMKFKQIAVAA, from the coding sequence ATGGAAGCAAAAAAAATTATAGTTTTGGGAGATTCAGATTCAGGAAAAACTACAGCATTAGAATACATATGTGAAAATTTAACAAAAACTACAGCATTAGACTATGGAAAAGCATTGATAAATGACAAAATGGCATACTTCTTCTGTTCTCCAGGAAATAAACGATTTGCATTTATGCAAGACGTAATATCAAAGAATCTGGATGGAGCCATTATATTTATAGATAATACAATAGGTATCACAAAAAATAATATGAAATTGATTCGATTCATTGAAGAAAAAAGAGTTCCTTATGTTATATTTGCAAATAAGCAGGATATAAATAATAAACCATTAGATATAAACGGCAATGCACCAATTATTCCAACAAACGCCATAACAGGGCAGGGAATCAAAAATGGCTTAGAAAGGTTATTTAAATTAATGAGTAGTGAACGTATGAAATTTAAGCAAATTGCAGTTGCCGCATAA
- a CDS encoding MBL fold metallo-hydrolase: protein MYEEIIPNLYMIKTGKPSCTSYLILGTKLNILIDSGINQNYGILKKDLKEIGTNIRDLNLVINTHEHVDHFGANRYLQNKVPIITHRYAATKIISADDEVLLCRAYGHNPKGYHVHFWLENMNVIDMGDWFLKIFHTPGHTSGSICIYEPRKKILISGDTVFAQGTISDISSSGSYGEYINSLARLNTMKIDLLLPGHGAISKNVEKDIKKAIDNAKMKHEEFLKKKHTF, encoded by the coding sequence ATGTACGAGGAAATAATACCCAATCTGTACATGATTAAGACAGGCAAACCTAGTTGCACGTCCTATCTGATTTTAGGAACTAAACTAAACATTTTGATTGATTCTGGTATAAATCAAAATTATGGAATCCTAAAGAAAGATTTAAAAGAGATAGGGACTAACATAAGAGATTTAAATCTGGTTATAAATACCCATGAACACGTGGATCACTTTGGAGCTAACAGGTACCTCCAGAACAAAGTACCAATTATAACCCACCGCTATGCAGCCACCAAAATTATATCAGCAGACGATGAAGTGCTGCTTTGCCGCGCTTATGGGCATAACCCTAAAGGATATCACGTACATTTCTGGTTAGAAAACATGAATGTGATAGATATGGGAGATTGGTTTTTAAAAATATTTCATACTCCAGGGCATACCTCAGGATCTATATGTATTTATGAACCACGTAAAAAAATCTTAATATCAGGAGACACAGTATTTGCCCAAGGTACCATCTCAGATATATCTAGCTCCGGAAGCTATGGGGAATATATCAACTCACTGGCCAGATTAAATACCATGAAAATTGATTTGTTGTTACCAGGACATGGTGCCATATCTAAAAATGTAGAAAAAGACATTAAAAAAGCTATAGATAACGCTAAAATGAAACATGAAGAATTTCTAAAGAAAAAACATACCTTTTAA
- a CDS encoding P-II family nitrogen regulator yields MIKILILGASGSGKTTALKHINNHENVSISSFDYGKATIGEDTTYLFSSPGIEGFKFINDIVSSDIDGVIIFIDNSIGTTETDEEIVNFVSNKQIPYVIFANKQDLDNSNLKINSDAMVIPAIAIEGIGINDGLKMLLKLVENTVKQDATPKKEYSNIAKSTSDENIKPQREFKDIIKDIKSAHQKDPQKPDFKALVKKIKPSRNNDVEKTEICKLKLIMHPIELDNVKKALEDFGFSNITLTKIGHLNSESTSKETYRASRYDINIPQRVQLSMVMKREDVKYVIQAIEPIKTEDIMDEMFISPVENVIRIRTEENGEEAIE; encoded by the coding sequence ATGATAAAAATCCTGATTTTAGGAGCTTCAGGTTCTGGAAAAACCACTGCTTTGAAGCACATAAACAACCATGAAAATGTATCTATTTCATCATTTGACTATGGAAAAGCAACTATTGGTGAAGATACAACTTATCTTTTTAGTTCTCCAGGTATAGAAGGATTTAAATTTATAAATGACATAGTATCCTCCGATATTGATGGAGTTATAATATTTATAGACAATTCAATAGGTACTACTGAAACAGATGAAGAAATAGTCAACTTTGTAAGTAACAAACAAATTCCTTATGTTATATTTGCAAATAAGCAGGATTTAGACAATTCTAATTTAAAGATTAATTCTGATGCAATGGTTATACCTGCAATTGCAATAGAAGGAATCGGGATTAATGACGGCCTGAAAATGCTGCTTAAATTAGTAGAAAATACTGTAAAGCAGGATGCAACCCCCAAAAAAGAATACAGTAATATAGCTAAATCAACAAGCGACGAAAATATAAAACCCCAAAGAGAATTCAAAGATATAATCAAAGATATTAAATCCGCACACCAAAAGGATCCACAGAAACCAGATTTTAAAGCGCTGGTTAAAAAAATTAAACCATCACGTAATAATGACGTTGAAAAAACGGAAATTTGCAAATTAAAATTAATAATGCATCCAATAGAACTGGATAATGTAAAAAAAGCATTAGAAGACTTTGGATTTTCTAATATAACCCTAACTAAAATTGGTCACCTTAACAGTGAGTCCACATCCAAAGAAACATATAGGGCCAGCAGATATGATATAAACATCCCCCAAAGAGTACAGCTCAGCATGGTAATGAAAAGGGAAGATGTTAAATATGTAATTCAAGCCATAGAACCTATTAAAACAGAAGATATCATGGATGAAATGTTTATATCTCCTGTAGAAAACGTGATAAGAATTAGAACTGAAGAAAACGGCGAAGAAGCAATTGAATAG